GATCAACCGCGAACGGCTGCCCCGCAGGCGGGCCATGACGCGCAGCATATCGTGGACTGGAATCCCTTCGGTGATGCAAACGATCAGGTCGAGGCCGGCATCTATCGCCTCAAAAATCGCGTCTGCGGCCTGTGCCGGCGGGACAAAGATGACCGATGCGTTCGCCTCAGTGACCTCTACCGCTTCGACCACGCTGTCGAGGACTTGAACCCCGTACGCCCATTCGCCGCCTTTGCCCGGTGTTACGCCAGCAACGACCTGGGTCCCGTATTTGAGCATGTGTTGAGCGTGGAATCCGCCCTCGCGGCCGGTTACGCCCTGAACGATCACACGCAGGTAGCGCGACAACGTGAAGGTCATAGCTCACCTCTGGCCGCGTCAACCGCCAACCGGACGGCTTGGTTGAGGGATGAAGCAAAGCGCAGTGTTGGAAACCCCGCTTGCGCGAGATAGGCGCGACCGGTCTGCGAATGGATACCTTCCAGGCGCAGAATCAGCGGCACGGAGAGTCCAATCTCTGTGCATGCCGAAATAATGCCCTGCGCAACTTCGTCGGCACGCGTCACACCGCCAAAGACATTGAACACCAGTGCCTTGAGGCGGAAATAGGTGAGGAGCAAGCGAATACCAGTTTCGACGGTGTCGGACCTGGCGCCGCCGCCAATGTCCATGAAGTTTGCGGGACGAAGACCGTGATCTCGCCCGACGGTCGAGATCACATCCATCGTGGCCAGGGCAAGTCCCGCGCCATTGGCGATGACGCCGATCTGGCCATCTAACCTGGCGTAGCTGATTCCTGCCATACGAGCGAGGCGTTCATCGTCAGCTTCTGCGGGAGGCCCGATGGCAAACTCGGGATGGCGGAAGTTTGCGCTGTCGTCGACGTAGATACGCGCGTCCAGCGTTATTAGGCGGCCATTGGATTCCATGGCGAGTGGGTCAAGTGTAATTGAGAGCGAGTCAGACGCAATCAAGACGCGATATAAGTGCTGGGACGCGTCTACCAGCGGCTGCCAGGACTTGCGCGGGAGCTCGAGCGAATTCGCCAGCGAGACCACCTGATAGTTGTGCAGACCGTGGAGCGGATCAATAACGATTGTCCCCTCGTGCGAACCTGCTTCATTGACAGCGAGACTCAGTACCGGGGCCGCCAACTCACGGTCGATCGTCAGGGTCAGCCTCAACATCTTCGTCATCGGAAGTGCTGGTTCAACCATAACGGCGTGTTCGGGCTCGAAGTCGATTGTTACACCAAATACCGTTGGGATACGGTAGCGGGTAAGCAAGGAGAGCGCGGACGGACCGTTGAGATACAATGTGACCTCACACAGGAGTGATAGAAGATGGATTATACTGGATTACGGTGTTCAAACCGATAGGGATTGGCTGAACACACGGGAATAGATTACACTTGGCACATTAGTACTCACGCAAACGCGGAGGAGAGCATGATGCGGAAATTGGCAATATGTGCAGCACTGCTGATCTTGGTCATGCTGACCGGTCTTTCGATCGCACAATCAGCGGAACTGCTGCGAAATCCTGGTTTTGAGCAGCCGTATCTCGACGGCCCAGAAGGCCCAGTAGCAGAAGGCTGGTCAGCCTGGTATGTCGGTACAGAGAGCGAGCGCCCAGAATTTCTTGCCGCGCCGGCTGACCGGACTGTCGGCGGCGACGCGCAAATGTATACCTCATTCCTCGCCGTCCATAAGGCCGGACTGTACCAGAGCGTTTCGGGACTGACCCCTGGCGCGACTGTCACATTTTCAGCGAACGTCTGGGTGTGGTCAACACGCGATGACCTTGACCCGGCGGTTAGCGTCGACCCAGGCAAAGTCACCATTGAAGTCGGTATCGATACGACTGGCAGCGTTAATCCGGAAGGCACGTCGATCATCTGGTCCGCGCCTGTAGAAGCTTACGACGCGTTCAATAAAGTTGAAGTCTCGGCTGCGCCAACCGGAGAAGTTGCCACGGTGTTCGTCAAGACTACCGTCGGTGAAGCCCGGCTGGTGACGGATGTCTACGTCGATAATGCGTCGCTGTTGGCGGCTGAGGTTGCCGCCATTACGCCAGAGACCCCGGTTGAAGCGACAGCGCTGCCGGATCAGCCAACCACCGAACCCGGCGTACCGACTGATGAAGCCGCTGCACCGACTCAAGAGGTGGCTACTGCTCCGACTGAAGTGGCGTTCCTTAGTACCATCGAACACATTGTCCAGCCAGGCGATTCGTACGACCTGATTGCCCGCATTTACGGCAGTTCAGTCGACGCGATCAAGCAGGCGAACGGCGTGGCTTTCGAAGACAACCTCATTTATCCGGGCGACAAACTGATCGTACCGGTGCCTGTACCCGCTGTTCCGACTGTAGAAGGACAGACCGCTCCAACTGAAGCGGCGCCAGTACCGACTGAAGAAATGCCGGCAGCAACAGCCGAACCGACAGCCGAGCCAACTGCGGTACCGACGGCAGAACCCACAAGCGCGCCTGAAGTGGACGTTACACCGCTTGCGACGGCAGAAGTCGTGCTCGAAGCGACTTACACCGTCCAGCGCGGCGATTCACTGATGGCGATCGCGCAGCGCTTCGGCACGAACGTCTTCGAACTTGGCCGCCTCAACAACATCCTGAACTACAATCTGATCAGGGTGGGACAGGTTCTGAAGCTGCCAGGCGACGCGCCGGAGACCGATCAAGCAACACCCGCGCCAACCGATACGCCGGAGCCGGTGCGGCATTTCGTGCAGTTTGGCGACTCGCTTTACCGCATTGCAGCACGCTACGGTGTGACCGCACAGGCGATCATTGACGCAAATAACCTTGAGAATCCCAACCGGATCTACTACGGCCAGATCCTCATCATCCCGAAATGAGCGGTTATCGGGTGCTGCGAAACGCGGCGACTGGGCAGGTAATCCTGCCAAAAGCGTGGTGGTGTGACAGCTTCATGTGCCACCTGAAGGGACTGATGTTTCGTGCATCACTTCCTTCCGACGAGGGACTTCTGTTTGTGAATGGACGCGAGAGTATCACCTCGTCGTCCATTCACATGCTGTTCATGCGGTTCAACATCGGCGTAGTCTGGCTCGACAAATCCGGGCGTGTGGTAGACGCCAGGTTAGCGAAGGTTTGGCGGCCTGCCTACGCGCCCCGAAGCGCGGCACAATATTATCTGGAAGCTAATGAGGATATCCTCGATCGCGTGCAGATCGGGGATATCCTCTCGTTTGCCGAGCAAGCGACGTAGCCGCGGCGATAGTTCCGGGCCAGCGGCCGTTACAACCTTCGTTCATCACAGGACAGTGGCAATGGGTTTGGGAATTCTGGCGCGGCGGGTGATCCTTTTCCTCGTCTGCGTGTATTCGTTTGCTGTGTTTCCGGCTACAGCGCAAGATGACACCGAACCCAGCGGCACCATTCATGTGGTACAGCGCGGCGAAACCCTGTTCCGTATCGCGCAGCTCTATGGTCTGACAACCGAGTCGCTGGCGACGGCCAATGGGATCTTGAATCCATCGAATATCCTGGTCGGGCAGCGCCTGATCATCCCCTTGGGTGAGAACGCGCCAACCACGCCTGAAACGTACGTCGTCCAGTACGCGGATACGCTGCAAAGTATTGCAAACGTGTTCGGCACGGACGTCAATACGCTGGTCGCCTTGAATGCGCTCACAAATCCAAATTCGATCTATGTCGGTCAGTCCCTGACCATTCGCGGGGAACTGCCATCTCCCGAAGAGTCAGGTCCTGGCCCGGTGGCGTCGGATATCGTCCACCGCATACAGCGCGGCGAAACACTATTCAGAATTGCACAGCGCTATGGCGTCAGTATGGCCGACATTCAAGCGCTGAACGGGATCGCTGACCCTTCGCACATCATAACTGGGACGGATCTGATTATCCCAGCGGGTGGGGACGGGGCAGATACAGTATCGACACTGCCCCAGGCAATTACGAGTCTCGACCTTACACCGCAGGTGCTGGTTGTTGGCAAGACGGGGCGTGTGCGAATCACTACTGCAAGCGCCGCAACAGTGGCCGTACTCTTTCTGAACCGTGGCGTAGCAGTTTCGACGCAAGACAATCTCTCGCACCTGGCGTTTGCGGCAGTTCCGCTCGGTACAGCGCCTGGTATCTACAGCATGTCGGTCACGGTTAC
The nucleotide sequence above comes from Candidatus Flexicrinis proximus. Encoded proteins:
- a CDS encoding LysM peptidoglycan-binding domain-containing protein, translated to MGLGILARRVILFLVCVYSFAVFPATAQDDTEPSGTIHVVQRGETLFRIAQLYGLTTESLATANGILNPSNILVGQRLIIPLGENAPTTPETYVVQYADTLQSIANVFGTDVNTLVALNALTNPNSIYVGQSLTIRGELPSPEESGPGPVASDIVHRIQRGETLFRIAQRYGVSMADIQALNGIADPSHIITGTDLIIPAGGDGADTVSTLPQAITSLDLTPQVLVVGKTGRVRITTASAATVAVLFLNRGVAVSTQDNLSHLAFAAVPLGTAPGIYSMSVTVTEFSGAVTPLTFNVQVNSGFYGTQYVTLPANKLELLTPGVEDNERSILERVTAPVTSERYFDGPMGLPAAASMFSAFGAQRSYNGGGFERFHTGSDFAGAPGTPVLAASTGRVVLADTLNIRGVAVVIDHGWGVYTIYAHMNDRYVSIGDFVQSGQAIGTIGSTGRATGAHLHWEVWVNGTPVDPMQWTLEAFP
- a CDS encoding LysM peptidoglycan-binding domain-containing protein translates to MMRKLAICAALLILVMLTGLSIAQSAELLRNPGFEQPYLDGPEGPVAEGWSAWYVGTESERPEFLAAPADRTVGGDAQMYTSFLAVHKAGLYQSVSGLTPGATVTFSANVWVWSTRDDLDPAVSVDPGKVTIEVGIDTTGSVNPEGTSIIWSAPVEAYDAFNKVEVSAAPTGEVATVFVKTTVGEARLVTDVYVDNASLLAAEVAAITPETPVEATALPDQPTTEPGVPTDEAAAPTQEVATAPTEVAFLSTIEHIVQPGDSYDLIARIYGSSVDAIKQANGVAFEDNLIYPGDKLIVPVPVPAVPTVEGQTAPTEAAPVPTEEMPAATAEPTAEPTAVPTAEPTSAPEVDVTPLATAEVVLEATYTVQRGDSLMAIAQRFGTNVFELGRLNNILNYNLIRVGQVLKLPGDAPETDQATPAPTDTPEPVRHFVQFGDSLYRIAARYGVTAQAIIDANNLENPNRIYYGQILIIPK
- a CDS encoding DUF192 domain-containing protein yields the protein MSGYRVLRNAATGQVILPKAWWCDSFMCHLKGLMFRASLPSDEGLLFVNGRESITSSSIHMLFMRFNIGVVWLDKSGRVVDARLAKVWRPAYAPRSAAQYYLEANEDILDRVQIGDILSFAEQAT